In Streptomyces sp. DG2A-72, one genomic interval encodes:
- a CDS encoding carbohydrate ABC transporter permease, with protein sequence MTTIATAHRPRRARRTTWWKTAIGLLLTAIMLFPVYWMLNVSFTRDQDMRKSPPGLFPVNGTLAGYRAVLDDQLPYLATSLVIGLGTVVLTVALAAPAGYALAKLRPRGGGVLGFLFLVAQMIPGIIMAMGFYAIYLQLGLLQSVPGLIVADSTLAVPFAVLIFTAFMSGIPGELLQAATMDGAGPLTTFRSIVLPMSRNAVVTVSLFAFLWSWSNFIFASTLASGGTHQPITLGIYQYIGNNNQEWNAIMATAVVASLPATVILVLAQRYVAAGVTAGAVKD encoded by the coding sequence ATGACCACCATCGCGACCGCACACCGCCCACGCCGGGCCCGCCGCACCACCTGGTGGAAGACAGCCATCGGCCTGCTCCTGACCGCGATCATGCTCTTCCCGGTCTACTGGATGCTCAACGTGTCCTTCACCCGCGACCAGGACATGCGCAAGAGCCCGCCCGGCCTGTTCCCCGTCAACGGCACCCTGGCCGGCTACCGGGCCGTCCTGGACGACCAGTTGCCCTACCTCGCCACCAGCCTCGTCATCGGCCTGGGCACCGTCGTGCTGACCGTCGCCCTCGCCGCACCCGCCGGCTACGCACTGGCCAAACTCCGCCCACGCGGCGGCGGCGTGCTCGGCTTCCTCTTCCTGGTCGCCCAGATGATCCCCGGCATCATCATGGCGATGGGCTTCTACGCCATCTACCTCCAGCTCGGCCTGCTCCAGTCCGTCCCCGGCCTGATCGTCGCCGACTCCACCCTGGCCGTCCCCTTCGCCGTCCTCATCTTCACCGCGTTCATGTCCGGCATCCCCGGCGAACTGCTCCAGGCGGCGACGATGGACGGCGCCGGGCCCCTGACCACCTTCCGGTCCATCGTCCTGCCGATGAGCCGCAACGCCGTCGTCACGGTGTCCCTGTTCGCGTTCCTGTGGTCCTGGTCCAACTTCATCTTCGCCAGCACCCTCGCGAGCGGCGGCACCCACCAGCCGATCACCCTCGGCATCTACCAGTACATCGGCAACAACAACCAGGAGTGGAACGCCATCATGGCCACCGCCGTCGTGGCCTCCCTGCCCGCCACGGTGATCCTCGTTCTCGCCCAGCGCTACGTCGCCGCCGGCGTGACCGCCGGAGCGGTCAAGGACTGA
- a CDS encoding carbohydrate ABC transporter permease, with protein sequence MKQLTHPPDRPPALDHQGAAAPHPPRRRPTSQQWAAWAFLAPVTLYLVLFYAYPLYRNLDLSLRNYTVRSFVQGDAPFTGLANYRTVFDDPTFAPALLHTAVFTAVCLAFQYAIGLALAVFFNQHFRLSATLRALFLVPWLLPLIVSASTWSWMLNSDSGVVNAALHAVGIGPVNWLTSPSWSLTSVIIANIWIGVPFNLVVLYSGLQSIPGSLYEAAALDGANAWQRFWRITFPLLRPVSAITLLLGLVYTLKVFDIIWIMTKGGPADSSTTFATWSYQLGFGNLLPAFGPGAAVGNLLVVAALVFGLVYLRVQRKQYAS encoded by the coding sequence ATGAAGCAGCTCACCCACCCGCCGGACCGTCCGCCGGCGCTCGACCACCAAGGAGCAGCCGCTCCACACCCTCCACGCCGCCGCCCGACCTCCCAGCAGTGGGCCGCCTGGGCCTTCCTCGCCCCGGTGACCCTCTACCTCGTCCTCTTCTACGCCTATCCGCTGTACCGCAATCTCGATCTGAGCCTGCGCAACTACACCGTCCGCTCCTTCGTCCAGGGCGACGCCCCCTTCACCGGCCTCGCCAACTACCGCACCGTCTTCGACGACCCGACCTTCGCCCCGGCCTTGCTGCATACCGCGGTGTTCACCGCCGTATGCCTGGCCTTCCAGTACGCCATCGGCCTGGCCCTGGCGGTCTTCTTCAACCAGCATTTCCGGCTCTCGGCGACCCTGCGGGCCCTGTTCCTGGTGCCCTGGCTGCTGCCGCTGATCGTGTCGGCCTCGACCTGGTCGTGGATGCTCAACAGCGACTCCGGTGTCGTCAACGCCGCCCTGCATGCCGTCGGCATCGGCCCGGTGAACTGGCTGACCTCGCCGTCCTGGTCGCTGACCTCGGTGATCATCGCGAACATCTGGATCGGCGTCCCGTTCAACCTGGTCGTGCTCTACAGCGGCCTGCAGTCGATCCCCGGTTCGCTGTACGAGGCGGCGGCCCTCGACGGCGCGAACGCCTGGCAGCGGTTCTGGCGCATCACCTTCCCGCTGCTGCGCCCGGTCTCCGCGATCACCCTGCTGCTGGGCCTGGTCTACACGCTCAAGGTCTTCGACATCATCTGGATCATGACCAAGGGCGGCCCGGCCGACTCCTCCACCACCTTCGCCACCTGGTCCTACCAGCTCGGCTTCGGCAACCTGCTGCCCGCCTTCGGCCCCGGAGCGGCCGTCGGCAACCTGCTCGTCGTCGCCGCCCTCGTCTTCGGCCTGGTGTATCTCAGGGTCCAGCGAAAGCAGTACGCCTCATGA
- a CDS encoding amylo-alpha-1,6-glucosidase: MTAARSGPAFSLHDIPFSTHGSWFGISPVLAEKTYAEDLHLVSHQNGMHPVLRFVPLDATTGERAETSVTATPSLLRWAHGGGRIDLAYESPDTVRLRGEGTSLRITAAASTLTPFTGTYFYRDPVDGAHVFTSYETGRRYRVTVLAGIVQGATGSQALGNADRGLTISAEAGGTWEAAVEELDTARSPVTARTTFSEVVTTAEQDFAAFADAVAPWRSPGTAAAELAVYVLWSATVEPTGLVTRPAVLMSKHWMDKVWSWDHCFNALALAPGAPALARDQFALPFDHQDESGALPDSVTHSEVLRNFVKPPIHGWTFSHLRRRLTEPLDRTELAETYDRLERWTDFWLTARRAPGAALPHYQHGNDSGWDNATTFDAARVIVTADLAAFLVLQLRELAALAKELGLAGDARKWTRSAEDVQAAMFDELWTGERFVARGVDSGDTRSSSSLLDLMPIVLGEHLPEHIAKSLAARIEAHLTPYGLATELPASPHYRPDGYWRGPIWAPATVLIEDGLRRSGHQRLADEISARFRGLCETNGFAENFDALTGTGLRDRAYTWTAAGYLLLAEAHEHRQTLDRAEASTESMR; the protein is encoded by the coding sequence ATGACCGCCGCCCGATCCGGCCCGGCCTTCTCCCTCCACGACATCCCGTTCAGCACGCATGGCTCCTGGTTCGGTATCTCCCCTGTGCTGGCGGAGAAGACGTACGCCGAGGACCTCCACCTCGTCTCCCACCAGAACGGCATGCACCCGGTCCTGCGCTTCGTCCCCCTCGACGCCACGACGGGAGAGCGGGCCGAGACCAGTGTCACGGCGACGCCGAGTCTCCTCAGGTGGGCCCACGGGGGAGGGCGGATCGACCTCGCTTACGAGTCGCCGGACACCGTACGCCTGCGCGGGGAAGGGACGAGCCTGCGTATCACAGCGGCGGCGTCGACACTGACGCCATTCACGGGGACGTACTTCTACCGGGATCCGGTGGACGGGGCGCACGTCTTCACGTCGTACGAGACCGGCCGCCGGTACCGGGTCACGGTGCTGGCGGGCATCGTGCAGGGAGCTACTGGCAGTCAAGCCCTGGGCAACGCCGACCGCGGCCTCACCATCAGCGCGGAGGCCGGGGGCACTTGGGAGGCGGCTGTCGAGGAACTCGACACCGCACGCAGCCCCGTCACAGCCCGGACGACGTTCAGCGAGGTCGTCACCACCGCGGAGCAGGACTTCGCGGCCTTCGCCGACGCGGTGGCTCCCTGGCGCTCGCCCGGCACTGCGGCAGCCGAACTCGCCGTGTACGTCCTGTGGTCAGCGACCGTGGAGCCGACAGGCCTGGTCACGCGACCCGCGGTGCTGATGTCCAAACACTGGATGGACAAGGTCTGGAGCTGGGACCACTGCTTCAACGCCCTCGCCCTGGCCCCCGGAGCGCCCGCCCTCGCCCGGGACCAGTTCGCGCTGCCCTTCGACCACCAGGACGAGAGCGGCGCCCTGCCCGACTCGGTCACCCACTCGGAAGTCCTCCGCAACTTCGTGAAACCACCCATCCACGGCTGGACCTTCAGCCACCTGCGCAGACGCCTCACCGAACCCCTCGATCGAACCGAACTCGCCGAGACCTACGACAGACTGGAGCGCTGGACGGACTTCTGGCTCACCGCACGCCGCGCACCGGGGGCCGCCCTGCCGCACTACCAGCACGGCAACGACAGCGGCTGGGACAACGCCACCACCTTCGACGCCGCGCGTGTGATCGTCACCGCCGACCTCGCCGCGTTTCTCGTCCTCCAACTGCGCGAACTCGCCGCCCTGGCGAAGGAACTCGGTCTCGCCGGCGACGCGCGGAAGTGGACACGTAGCGCGGAGGACGTCCAGGCGGCCATGTTCGACGAACTCTGGACGGGGGAGCGGTTCGTCGCCCGCGGCGTGGACAGCGGCGACACCAGGAGCAGCTCCAGCCTGCTCGACCTGATGCCGATCGTCCTGGGCGAGCACCTGCCCGAGCACATCGCCAAGAGCCTGGCCGCGCGCATCGAGGCCCACCTGACCCCCTATGGACTGGCCACCGAACTCCCCGCCTCCCCGCACTACCGCCCTGACGGCTACTGGCGCGGCCCGATCTGGGCACCCGCCACCGTCCTCATCGAGGACGGCCTACGCCGCAGCGGCCACCAGCGCCTGGCCGACGAGATAAGCGCCCGCTTCCGAGGCCTGTGCGAAACCAACGGGTTCGCGGAGAACTTCGACGCCTTGACCGGTACGGGCCTGCGCGACCGCGCCTACACCTGGACCGCCGCCGGCTACCTCCTCCTCGCCGAAGCCCACGAACACCGGCAGACGCTCGACAGAGCCGAGGCTTCGACGGAGTCGATGCGCTGA